The window TATGAGCATACTAAATTTACTTTTTACCAAAGACGGGCTGATCTACCAAATTATCAAAAACAAAAGTGTTTTGGAAGAGAAGTCTTATTTCGTAGATGAAGAATCTCCGAAGAATTTTATCGCAGGAAAACTAGAAGATATCTTAATTAAACAAAGATATGACGAAATTTCTGTAGTCTCTGCGCTGAATCATTTCACCTTAATGCCTGAAGGTTTTGAAAGTCATGACTCCGGGTATGATCTGATTGCTTTCAATGCGCCTGTAGATAAAGAGAATGAAGAACTGATGCTTTCTGTAAACAAAAAGTTTAAACTACAGTTTTACTATACTTTTCCTGGAGAGTTTTATAATACAATAAAAGACATCGCAGTTCCGGTAAAATTTAATTTCTCGGGAGAAAAGTTTTTAAACTCGATTAATAACAAAAATAATAAAGAAATCCATATTAACCTTTATCACCATCAATGTGAGTTTTTTGCGATTTCAAATAAAAAAATCATCTTATACAATAACCTGGATGTTAATTCGGAGGTAGATTTTCTGTATTTTGTAATGTTTACCTTAAGTAAAATTGGTTTCGGAATCAACGATACCCATTTTTATGTGTATGGCGAAACTACAGAAAATGAAACATTTATTTCAGAACTTCAGAAGTTTGTAAAGAACCTTAAAGTTGTTTACGATAATATTCCTAATAAGAATTTCATCCTTAATTAAGTTGGATAATGGAAGCTTGATGTTTAGTTTACTGCGTATACTTTTGTTAAGAATTTTAAGTTTGAAAAATTAATTATTTGGCAAGGATCTATGGG is drawn from Chryseobacterium muglaense and contains these coding sequences:
- a CDS encoding DUF3822 family protein, with protein sequence MSILNLLFTKDGLIYQIIKNKSVLEEKSYFVDEESPKNFIAGKLEDILIKQRYDEISVVSALNHFTLMPEGFESHDSGYDLIAFNAPVDKENEELMLSVNKKFKLQFYYTFPGEFYNTIKDIAVPVKFNFSGEKFLNSINNKNNKEIHINLYHHQCEFFAISNKKIILYNNLDVNSEVDFLYFVMFTLSKIGFGINDTHFYVYGETTENETFISELQKFVKNLKVVYDNIPNKNFILN